In a genomic window of Gossypium arboreum isolate Shixiya-1 chromosome 7, ASM2569848v2, whole genome shotgun sequence:
- the LOC128279223 gene encoding 18.1 kDa class I heat shock protein-like: MSLIPSFFGSRRSSIFDPFSLDVWDPFKDFAFSSPSSSLSTRSSETSAFVNTRIDWKETPEAHVFKADVPGLKKEEVKVEVEDDRVLQISGERNVEKEDKNDTWHRVERSSGKFMRRFRLPENAKMDQIKASMENGVLIVTIPKLEVKKPDVKSVEISS, encoded by the coding sequence ATGTCTCTGATTCCAAGCTTCTTTGGCAGCCGTCGCAGCAGCATCTTTGATCCATTCTCTCTTGACGTTTGGGATCCTTTCAAGGATTTCGCTTTCTCTTCTCCTTCTTCATCACTCTCCACGCGCTCTTCTGAAACGtcggcttttgtcaacacccGAATCGACTGGAAGGAAACCCCAGAAGCTCACGTGTTCAAGGCTGATGTTCCAGGACTTAAGAAAGAAGAAGTGAAAGTGGAGGTTGAAGATGACAGAGTGCTTCAGATAAGCGGGGAGAGGAATGTAGAGAAGGAAGACAAGAACGACACATGGCATCGGGTGGAACGAAGTAGTGGCAAGTTCATGAGGAGATTCAGACTGCCGGAGAATGCCAAGATGGATCAGATCAAGGCGTCCATGGAAAATGGGGTGCTTATTGTTACTATTCCCAAACTTGAAGTCAAAAAGCCCGATGTGAAGTCCGTTGAAATTTCCAGctaa